A DNA window from Bacteroides cellulosilyticus contains the following coding sequences:
- a CDS encoding lipopolysaccharide biosynthesis protein, with product MAITLYTSRVVLNVLGVENYGIYNVVGGVVAMFSVISGSLSSAISRFITFELGCGNIERLKSVFSTSINIQIAISLVVFIVGESVGTWFLNYEMNIPSDRLVAANWVLHCSLLTFVVNLISIPYNACIIAHEHMKAFAYVSILEAVLKLAVVYALLSSPFDKLSTYAVLLVIVAVVIRITYGIYCKRHFYECNYRYVYDKLIIREMTSFAGWSFFGNCAYIFNTQGVNILINLFFGVTVNAARGIATQLNAAVMQFVNNFTIAINPQITKSYASGDRKYMFMLVCRGAKYSYFLLFVFVVPFVLETEAILTMWLKVVPEYTPVFMRLAMFGSLATLLGNSMMTAASATGKIKKYQLWVTMVGCLVFPLTWMAFKLGYPAVITYVIYIAIYMLLIFVRLHILKGLLDFPVMPFIRQVICRLVFTSIVAFIIPCGIIYSMNSSILRLCIVFAVSFLSTCGSISLLGLEQDERAYFISKFKNIMLKFNKV from the coding sequence ATGGCTATTACTCTTTATACGAGCCGTGTAGTCTTAAATGTACTAGGAGTGGAGAATTATGGTATTTATAATGTGGTGGGTGGTGTTGTCGCTATGTTTTCTGTTATTTCAGGTTCGCTATCATCGGCTATTAGTAGATTTATAACTTTTGAGTTAGGGTGTGGTAATATTGAAAGGCTGAAAAGTGTATTCTCGACAAGTATCAATATTCAAATTGCTATATCTTTGGTCGTTTTTATTGTTGGTGAGAGTGTGGGAACTTGGTTTCTCAATTATGAGATGAATATACCTTCTGATCGTCTTGTGGCAGCTAACTGGGTATTGCATTGTTCTCTTCTTACGTTTGTTGTTAATTTGATTAGTATTCCCTACAATGCTTGCATTATAGCACATGAGCATATGAAAGCTTTTGCTTATGTCAGCATTCTGGAGGCTGTGTTAAAACTTGCAGTTGTGTATGCACTGTTGTCATCACCTTTTGATAAGCTGTCTACCTATGCCGTATTACTTGTTATAGTGGCTGTTGTCATTCGAATTACTTACGGTATTTATTGTAAACGCCATTTCTATGAATGCAATTATAGATATGTTTATGATAAATTAATCATAAGGGAAATGACAAGCTTCGCAGGTTGGAGCTTTTTTGGAAACTGTGCCTATATATTCAATACACAAGGAGTTAATATTTTAATTAATTTATTCTTTGGAGTAACAGTTAATGCCGCACGTGGAATAGCTACACAATTAAATGCAGCTGTCATGCAATTTGTAAACAACTTTACTATAGCCATAAATCCTCAAATAACAAAATCTTATGCATCTGGTGATCGGAAATATATGTTTATGTTAGTTTGTCGCGGAGCTAAATATTCTTATTTTCTATTGTTTGTGTTCGTTGTGCCGTTTGTGTTGGAGACAGAGGCAATTCTTACTATGTGGTTAAAGGTTGTTCCTGAGTATACACCGGTCTTCATGAGACTGGCAATGTTTGGTTCATTAGCAACATTATTAGGTAATTCCATGATGACTGCAGCGTCTGCTACAGGGAAGATAAAAAAATATCAATTATGGGTAACTATGGTTGGCTGTCTTGTATTTCCATTGACATGGATGGCATTTAAATTAGGATATCCAGCTGTTATAACTTATGTAATTTATATTGCTATTTATATGCTACTTATATTTGTTCGTTTACACATACTTAAGGGGTTACTTGATTTTCCCGTAATGCCATTTATCAGGCAGGTGATATGTAGGCTTGTATTTACCTCAATAGTAGCTTTTATAATTCCTTGTGGAATAATATATAGTATGAATTCTTCTATTTTACGTTTGTGTA
- a CDS encoding GNAT family N-acetyltransferase: MKEGTRVIRLSQDYIFKAFDCGNQDLNDFLLQDAKEYDKRLLSVTYILETDEDIVAYFSVSNDKIAIPDSDKATWRKIKALFPHRKHRSDYPAVKIGRLGVSLKYQHTQIGTDILDFIKEMFITNNRTGCSFVTVDALKSALSFYLKNNFLFLDKVTAADDTQETYLLYYNLAQLLD, translated from the coding sequence ATGAAAGAAGGTACTCGTGTCATTAGGCTATCGCAAGATTACATTTTTAAAGCCTTTGATTGTGGAAATCAGGATTTAAATGATTTTCTACTTCAAGATGCGAAAGAATATGATAAGCGCTTACTTTCTGTGACGTATATATTGGAAACGGATGAAGATATTGTTGCCTATTTTTCTGTTTCTAATGATAAAATTGCTATTCCTGATAGCGATAAGGCGACTTGGAGAAAAATAAAGGCTCTATTCCCACATCGAAAACACAGGAGTGATTATCCTGCTGTAAAAATAGGACGCTTAGGTGTCTCTTTGAAATATCAACATACTCAAATTGGAACAGATATTTTGGATTTTATAAAGGAAATGTTTATTACTAATAATCGAACAGGATGCTCCTTTGTTACTGTTGATGCATTAAAATCTGCTCTCTCTTTCTATTTGAAAAATAACTTTTTATTTTTAGACAAAGTAACGGCTGCTGATGATACGCAGGAAACTTATTTGCTGTATTATAATTTAGCTCAGTTGCTGGATTAA
- a CDS encoding HipA domain-containing protein — protein MFEDSLPDGYGRYLLNRLLKKQGVNDGELTPLQRLSIVGTSGMGALCYIPETYVGEEKTLPELDNLQQIALDVLSEKSDKDEEVLYFNSGNSGGYRPKCLLQDVEGAWLVKFRHTYDPKNMGMMEFRYNEIARKCGITVPDFKLMEGKYFASKRFDVENGVTQCSGGYNGEHATSVNNQGNPSLEDMLIVGESIRISRKKGLEIIRGIANSCEELLAKEYEFIRK, from the coding sequence ATTTTCGAAGATAGCCTACCTGATGGTTATGGTCGCTATCTGCTTAACAGATTGCTAAAAAAACAAGGGGTAAATGACGGAGAATTGACTCCTTTGCAAAGATTGAGTATTGTCGGAACTTCTGGAATGGGAGCTTTATGTTATATTCCGGAAACTTACGTAGGGGAAGAAAAAACTCTTCCTGAATTAGATAATCTCCAGCAGATAGCTTTGGATGTGTTATCCGAAAAATCGGATAAAGATGAAGAGGTGCTTTATTTCAATAGTGGTAATTCTGGTGGTTACCGTCCAAAATGTCTGTTACAGGATGTAGAGGGGGCTTGGTTAGTTAAGTTTCGTCATACGTATGACCCTAAAAATATGGGAATGATGGAATTTCGCTATAATGAGATTGCCCGCAAATGTGGAATTACTGTACCCGATTTTAAATTAATGGAAGGAAAGTACTTTGCAAGTAAGCGTTTTGATGTAGAGAATGGAGTCACCCAGTGCAGTGGCGGGTATAATGGGGAACATGCCACTTCTGTTAATAATCAGGGAAATCCGAGCCTTGAAGACATGCTTATTGTGGGAGAAAGTATTCGTATTTCTCGAAAGAAAGGTTTGGAAATAATCCGGGGTATTGCGAACTCTTGCGAAGAACTCTTGGCTAAAGAATATGAATTTATCAGAAAATAA
- a CDS encoding SH3 beta-barrel fold-containing protein — MKKRKKTASLNEALKKRWKIRIMLEKAYTEDAAQWMTDRIESLIDYMQYGYALVAYYKQDGTFRFVKATLLPYEGSFHRTYDIKRIEGHIIYWDVDLQAWRSFQLENFLEWRPIN, encoded by the coding sequence ATGAAAAAGCGAAAAAAGACCGCTTCACTCAATGAAGCACTCAAAAAGAGATGGAAAATACGTATTATGCTCGAAAAAGCTTATACGGAAGACGCGGCACAATGGATGACAGACAGGATCGAAAGCCTCATCGACTACATGCAGTACGGATATGCACTCGTAGCATACTACAAACAGGACGGAACATTCCGCTTCGTCAAGGCAACTCTTCTACCCTATGAAGGCAGTTTCCATCGCACATACGACATAAAACGTATAGAAGGGCACATCATATATTGGGATGTAGACCTGCAGGCATGGAGAAGCTTCCAGTTGGAGAATTTTCTGGAATGGAGACCAATCAATTGA
- a CDS encoding DUF4751 family protein has translation MKNQWFVFTSLENPKETKTASPFLDYLTWNTKGRWTAEYKDGKFYHYENGDKGKCHPDCILNYISDAGEDWQMKIEGDHFVHAPKGDYSRAHTDTVMHYIGWDGRKWRAELLTLIDGLHPELISNCPEGMLLKADNAAAVYLVQFGQLHLIPNPDVYFALFPNWDKIHVKGADEVNAIPMGLPLSLDACLIKADDSAPVYLSTNGVKSHIKSRGDFEKVGFDWDKIKTMTAEEVNKIPTAPEYEIANW, from the coding sequence ATGAAAAATCAATGGTTTGTATTTACTTCTCTCGAGAATCCTAAAGAAACAAAAACGGCTTCTCCTTTTTTGGATTATCTTACCTGGAATACCAAAGGACGTTGGACTGCAGAGTATAAAGATGGCAAGTTCTATCACTATGAAAACGGCGACAAGGGCAAGTGTCATCCCGATTGTATTCTGAATTATATCTCCGACGCAGGTGAAGACTGGCAGATGAAGATTGAAGGCGATCATTTTGTACATGCCCCTAAAGGTGATTACTCACGTGCTCATACTGACACTGTGATGCATTACATCGGTTGGGACGGTCGTAAGTGGCGTGCCGAATTATTGACTCTGATCGATGGCCTGCATCCGGAACTTATTTCTAATTGTCCCGAAGGTATGCTCCTCAAAGCCGACAATGCAGCTGCCGTTTATCTGGTTCAATTTGGTCAACTTCACCTCATTCCCAATCCGGATGTTTACTTTGCATTGTTCCCGAACTGGGATAAGATACATGTGAAGGGTGCGGATGAAGTAAATGCTATCCCTATGGGCCTTCCCCTCTCTCTGGATGCTTGCCTGATTAAGGCTGATGACTCTGCTCCTGTGTATTTGAGCACGAATGGCGTGAAGAGCCATATCAAATCAAGAGGAGATTTTGAGAAAGTAGGCTTTGACTGGGATAAGATCAAGACAATGACCGCGGAAGAAGTGAATAAGATCCCTACTGCTCCTGAGTATGAAATTGCTAACTGGTAA
- a CDS encoding UpxZ family transcription anti-terminator antagonist — MSLSAETAALQRAAHELMYLGVDGSPIYSDDLSRRNGEVYRLTTALYNSGAKGSTVEEQADVCLALLMGYSASFVDHGEKQQHVQEVLDRCWNILDTLPASLLKLRLLTACYGEVFDEPLADEGRAIIASWDSSSLTHEQQEAITEFQNVVDNLYPWEYIDE, encoded by the coding sequence ATGTCTCTTTCTGCAGAAACAGCTGCCCTTCAGCGTGCAGCACATGAGCTGATGTATTTGGGTGTTGACGGGAGTCCCATCTATAGCGATGATTTGTCCCGCCGCAACGGTGAAGTCTACCGCCTGACTACTGCCTTGTATAACTCCGGTGCCAAAGGTTCCACAGTTGAAGAACAGGCGGATGTTTGTCTTGCTCTCTTGATGGGGTATAGTGCCTCCTTCGTTGATCATGGTGAAAAACAGCAACATGTTCAGGAAGTGTTGGATCGTTGCTGGAATATCCTCGATACTCTTCCCGCTTCGTTATTAAAACTTCGCTTGCTCACTGCTTGCTATGGTGAAGTGTTCGATGAGCCTTTAGCTGACGAGGGGCGTGCAATTATTGCTTCCTGGGATTCATCATCGCTCACTCACGAGCAGCAGGAAGCTATTACAGAATTTCAGAATGTGGTTGATAATCTTTATCCGTGGGAATACATTGACGAATAG
- a CDS encoding UpxY family transcription antiterminator — translation MEAEKESEIWYAMRATYRREPDAMRLLEKEKMGCFVPMQYKISLKKGKKVRALVPVVHNLLFVHARPSDVKRVKSQVTYLQYITDTRSGQKIIISNSEMQRFIAVAGTYNDHLLYFQPDELNLSKGTKVRVTGGDFEGQEGIFLKVKGARDRRVVVEIQGVIAVAMATIHPDLIEVIK, via the coding sequence ATGGAAGCGGAGAAAGAAAGTGAAATATGGTATGCTATGCGTGCCACCTACCGTAGAGAGCCTGATGCCATGCGTCTTCTTGAAAAAGAGAAAATGGGCTGTTTCGTCCCTATGCAATACAAGATAAGTCTGAAGAAAGGTAAGAAAGTCCGTGCCTTGGTTCCTGTTGTCCACAATCTGCTTTTTGTTCATGCCCGTCCTTCGGATGTGAAGCGTGTGAAGTCACAGGTCACTTACCTGCAATACATCACCGATACCCGTAGTGGTCAGAAGATTATTATCTCCAACAGTGAAATGCAACGCTTCATTGCCGTTGCCGGTACCTACAATGACCATCTGCTGTACTTCCAACCTGATGAATTGAACCTGTCTAAAGGAACTAAAGTTCGTGTCACGGGTGGTGACTTTGAGGGCCAGGAAGGTATTTTCCTGAAAGTAAAGGGTGCCCGCGACCGCCGTGTGGTTGTCGAGATACAAGGTGTCATCGCTGTTGCCATGGCTACTATCCATCCGGACCTGATTGAAGTAATTAAATAA
- a CDS encoding DUF4373 domain-containing protein, with the protein MAMIYNSIPYFPTQVNLFEEVSMELIEAKYGMKAETAVMKLICKIYKENGYYLYWNDEQCVLFSNKAGKEITADEMQGIVDVLIEKGFFDKGSYEEHCILTSVNIQKVWLDATKRRRRDLASLPYMLVKPEEDKKGDKNGKNDKDDKDNKDDKYDRETDGMQNPKNSVQDADSLPEIADNSEQSKTEQNKADENKGLPPLTPPTGEDVDVWRRYSFIEFPGYAYNKNTHNLECLLLSLENLHIKDPDEVKAILKLSDYGRLGNGVWKIIHNTKWSMVNNNGKYVIGALNKTRKQE; encoded by the coding sequence ATGGCAATGATATATAACAGTATACCTTATTTCCCGACACAGGTAAACCTGTTCGAAGAGGTATCGATGGAACTGATTGAAGCAAAATATGGAATGAAAGCGGAAACCGCAGTAATGAAACTGATATGCAAAATCTACAAAGAGAACGGATATTATCTGTACTGGAATGACGAGCAGTGCGTACTATTCAGCAATAAGGCGGGAAAGGAGATTACGGCAGACGAAATGCAGGGAATCGTGGATGTCCTGATAGAAAAAGGATTCTTCGACAAGGGAAGTTACGAAGAGCACTGCATACTGACTTCAGTCAATATACAGAAAGTGTGGCTGGATGCCACCAAACGTAGGAGGAGGGACTTAGCGTCCCTACCCTACATGCTGGTAAAACCCGAAGAAGATAAAAAAGGAGATAAGAACGGCAAGAATGATAAAGATGATAAAGATAATAAAGATGATAAGTATGACAGGGAAACTGATGGTATGCAAAATCCCAAAAATAGCGTGCAGGATGCAGACAGTTTACCCGAAATAGCTGACAATTCCGAACAAAGCAAAACAGAACAAAACAAAGCAGATGAAAATAAAGGACTTCCCCCTCTAACTCCCCCGACGGGGGAGGATGTTGATGTATGGAGGAGATATTCTTTTATTGAGTTTCCGGGATACGCGTACAACAAAAATACCCATAATCTGGAATGTCTGCTGCTCTCACTGGAAAATCTGCATATCAAAGACCCGGACGAGGTAAAAGCAATATTGAAACTGTCAGATTACGGACGTTTGGGAAATGGAGTCTGGAAAATAATACATAACACCAAGTGGAGTATGGTAAATAACAATGGGAAATATGTTATCGGAGCGCTGAACAAGACACGAAAACAAGAGTAA